In Shouchella patagoniensis, the following are encoded in one genomic region:
- the grpE gene encoding nucleotide exchange factor GrpE, with product MAEEKKDETILENESLEQEMPEAEKEVEQKEASNEETIEANDEESEVHPLEIELAETKDRLARVRADYENFRRRTNEEKEAQAKYRAQGFIEKLLPALDNFDRALTVEPQHDEAKQLLQGMEMVNRQIQDALKNEGVEVIPTKGEMFDPHLHQAVMQVEEEGYDSNQIVEELQKGYQLKDRVIRHSMVKVNS from the coding sequence ATGGCTGAAGAAAAGAAAGATGAAACAATTTTGGAAAATGAATCACTTGAGCAGGAAATGCCTGAAGCTGAAAAAGAAGTTGAGCAAAAAGAAGCTTCTAATGAAGAAACGATTGAGGCGAATGATGAAGAGTCAGAGGTTCACCCTCTTGAAATAGAGTTGGCAGAAACAAAAGATCGCCTTGCTCGTGTTCGAGCGGATTATGAAAACTTCCGTCGCCGTACAAATGAAGAAAAAGAAGCACAAGCTAAATATCGTGCACAAGGATTTATTGAAAAGCTTTTGCCTGCACTTGATAATTTTGATCGGGCGTTAACTGTTGAACCACAACACGACGAAGCAAAACAGCTTCTTCAAGGAATGGAAATGGTTAACCGTCAAATTCAAGATGCGTTAAAAAATGAAGGTGTTGAGGTTATTCCGACAAAAGGGGAAATGTTTGATCCACATCTTCACCAAGCAGTGATGCAAGTAGAAGAAGAAGGATATGACAGCAACCAGATTGTCGAGGAGCTTCAAAAAGGATATCAATTAAAAGACCGAGTCATTCGGCATTCTATGGTAAAAGTGAATTCATAG
- the dnaK gene encoding molecular chaperone DnaK produces MSKIIGIDLGTTNSCVAVMEGGEATVIPNPEGNRTTPSVVAFKDGERLVGEVAKRQAITNPNTVISIKRHMGTDYKVEVDGKSYSPQELSAIILQKLKSDAEAYLGEKVTKAVITVPAYFNDSQRQATKDAGKIAGLEVDRIVNEPTAAALAYGLEKEEDQTILVYDLGGGTFDVSILELGDGFFEVKATSGDNKLGGDDFDDVIMDYLVAEFKKENGIDLAQDKMAMQRLKDAAEKAKKDLSGVTQTQISLPFITADSSGPKHLEINLTRAKFDEISSELVERTLAPTRRALSDAGMSASEIDKVVLVGGSTRIPAVQEAIKRLTGKDSHKGVNPDEVVALGAAIQAGVLTGDVKDVVLLDVTPLSLGIETMGGVFTKLIDRNTTIPTSKSQTFSTAADNQPSVDIHVLQGEREMAADNKTLGRFQLSDIPPAPRGVPQIEVTFDLDANGIVNVKAKDLGTNKEQSITITSSSGLSDEEIEKMVHDAEENAEADKKRREQVELRNEADQLVFSTEKTLKDLGDNVEQEEKDKAEAAKDKLKTALESDNEEEIKTAKDELQEIVTALTTKMYEQAAQAAQQQQEAGGEGAEQQDENVVDADYEEVNDDEKK; encoded by the coding sequence ATGAGTAAAATTATTGGAATTGACTTAGGTACAACAAATTCATGTGTAGCAGTTATGGAAGGCGGAGAAGCAACTGTAATTCCAAATCCAGAAGGCAACCGTACGACCCCATCTGTAGTTGCATTTAAAGATGGCGAGCGTCTTGTTGGAGAAGTGGCAAAACGTCAAGCTATTACGAACCCAAACACGGTTATTTCTATTAAACGTCACATGGGAACAGACTACAAAGTAGAAGTAGATGGAAAGAGTTATTCTCCACAAGAACTTTCAGCGATTATTTTACAAAAGCTTAAGTCCGATGCAGAAGCATATTTAGGTGAAAAGGTAACGAAGGCAGTTATTACAGTACCTGCTTACTTTAATGACTCACAACGCCAAGCGACAAAAGATGCTGGAAAAATTGCTGGTCTGGAAGTAGATCGTATCGTTAACGAACCAACTGCAGCAGCGCTTGCATATGGGCTTGAGAAAGAAGAAGATCAAACAATTCTTGTCTATGACTTAGGAGGCGGTACATTTGACGTATCAATCCTTGAGCTTGGTGATGGTTTCTTCGAAGTAAAAGCAACTTCTGGTGATAACAAGCTAGGTGGCGATGACTTTGATGATGTTATCATGGACTATCTTGTAGCAGAATTTAAAAAAGAAAACGGCATTGATTTAGCACAAGATAAAATGGCAATGCAACGTTTGAAAGACGCTGCTGAAAAAGCGAAAAAAGATCTTTCTGGTGTCACACAAACACAAATTTCATTACCGTTTATCACTGCAGATTCTTCAGGACCAAAGCACCTCGAAATCAACTTGACTCGTGCGAAATTCGATGAGATTTCTTCTGAACTTGTTGAACGTACATTAGCACCGACACGTCGGGCATTATCAGATGCAGGAATGTCAGCTTCTGAAATTGATAAAGTTGTTCTTGTAGGTGGATCAACGCGTATTCCTGCAGTACAGGAAGCGATTAAACGTTTAACTGGAAAAGACTCACACAAAGGAGTTAACCCAGATGAAGTTGTTGCTCTAGGTGCAGCAATTCAAGCAGGTGTATTGACTGGAGATGTTAAAGACGTTGTTCTTCTTGACGTTACACCACTTTCACTTGGTATTGAAACAATGGGCGGAGTCTTCACTAAGCTAATTGACCGTAATACAACAATTCCAACATCAAAATCACAAACATTCTCTACAGCGGCTGATAACCAACCTTCTGTAGATATCCATGTGCTTCAAGGTGAACGCGAAATGGCAGCTGACAACAAAACGCTTGGTCGTTTCCAACTTAGTGATATCCCACCAGCTCCACGTGGAGTCCCACAAATTGAAGTAACATTTGATTTAGATGCAAACGGAATTGTAAATGTAAAAGCAAAAGATCTTGGAACAAACAAAGAACAATCAATTACAATTACTTCATCATCTGGTCTTTCTGATGAAGAAATTGAAAAAATGGTTCATGATGCAGAAGAAAATGCTGAAGCAGATAAAAAACGTCGTGAGCAAGTAGAGCTTCGTAATGAAGCAGATCAACTCGTTTTCTCAACTGAAAAAACACTTAAAGATTTAGGTGATAATGTTGAGCAAGAAGAAAAAGATAAAGCAGAAGCAGCAAAAGACAAGCTAAAAACTGCACTTGAATCGGATAACGAGGAAGAAATTAAAACAGCAAAAGACGAGCTTCAAGAAATCGTCACAGCTTTGACAACAAAAATGTATGAGCAAGCAGCGCAAGCGGCCCAGCAGCAACAAGAAGCTGGTGGCGAAGGTGCAGAGCAACAAGATGAGAATGTTGTTGATGCGGACTATGAAGAAGTAAATGACGACGAAAAGAAATAA
- the dnaJ gene encoding molecular chaperone DnaJ has protein sequence MSKRDFYEVLGVSQGSSEEEVKKAYRKLARKYHPDVNKEEGAETKFKEVKEAYDTLSDPQKKAHYDQFGHTDPNQGFGGAGGTGDFGGFSDIFDMFFGGNGGGGRRNPNAPRQGNDLQYTMTLEFKEAVFGKDTEIEIPREETCETCDGSGAKAGTKPETCSHCGGSGQLNVEQNTPFGRVVNRRVCNHCEGTGKTIKHKCGTCHGKGKVKKRKKISVKVPAGIDNGQQLRVTGQGEAGANGGPAGDLYVVFQVKTHEFFDREGEDIYCEVPLTFPQVALGDEIEVPTLTGKVKLKIPAGTQTGTNFRLRGKGVPNVHGRGQGDQHVQIRVVTPKTLNENEKELMREFAGMSGGKPEEQNDGFFDKLRRAFKGD, from the coding sequence GTGAGTAAACGAGATTTTTATGAGGTGCTCGGGGTAAGCCAAGGCTCTTCTGAAGAAGAAGTGAAAAAAGCGTACCGCAAATTAGCTCGGAAATATCACCCAGATGTAAACAAAGAAGAGGGTGCTGAAACAAAATTTAAAGAAGTAAAGGAAGCATACGATACATTAAGTGATCCACAGAAGAAAGCGCATTATGATCAATTTGGTCATACTGATCCAAATCAAGGGTTCGGTGGTGCTGGTGGAACAGGAGACTTCGGTGGTTTTAGCGATATTTTTGATATGTTCTTTGGTGGAAATGGCGGTGGTGGCCGTCGTAATCCAAACGCACCACGCCAAGGGAATGACCTCCAATATACAATGACACTTGAATTCAAGGAAGCTGTTTTTGGAAAAGATACGGAAATCGAAATTCCTCGGGAAGAGACATGTGAAACGTGTGACGGTTCAGGTGCTAAAGCCGGGACTAAACCTGAAACATGTTCTCATTGCGGAGGCTCTGGTCAGTTAAATGTAGAGCAAAATACACCATTTGGCAGGGTCGTTAATCGCCGCGTGTGTAATCATTGTGAGGGAACAGGGAAAACGATTAAACATAAATGTGGAACGTGTCATGGAAAAGGCAAAGTGAAGAAACGTAAAAAAATCAGTGTGAAAGTACCAGCAGGAATTGATAATGGACAACAGCTACGTGTAACGGGTCAAGGAGAAGCTGGTGCTAATGGCGGGCCTGCAGGTGATCTTTATGTTGTATTCCAAGTGAAGACACATGAATTCTTTGACCGTGAAGGCGAAGACATTTATTGCGAAGTACCACTTACATTCCCACAGGTGGCACTTGGAGACGAAATAGAAGTACCGACATTGACTGGAAAAGTAAAATTAAAAATTCCAGCAGGTACACAGACAGGTACAAACTTCCGCTTGCGTGGAAAGGGTGTACCAAATGTTCACGGACGTGGCCAAGGTGACCAACATGTACAAATACGTGTAGTAACACCAAAAACCTTAAATGAAAACGAAAAAGAACTAATGCGTGAATTCGCTGGAATGAGCGGTGGAAAGCCTGAAGAGCAAAACGACGGCTTTTTTGATAAATTACGTCGAGCGTTTAAAGGCGATTAA
- the prmA gene encoding 50S ribosomal protein L11 methyltransferase, whose translation MKWAEFRVHTTQEAVEPVSNVLHESGAAGVAIEDPHDLVTEWSVKYGEVYELSPDDYPEEGVMVKAYFPMNDTFKQTMSHVQNRIKELENFSINIGRAEMDYVEVDDEDWATAWKKYYHPVQITEQLTIVPTWEDYEPGQGEMTIELDPGMAFGTGTHPTTILSIRSLEEAVKQGDSVIDVGTGSGVLALAAWKYGAGPIRALDLDEVAVNSAKENFRLNRAEPFIEIAQNNLLEGVQPNAADLVVANILAEVIISFTYDAFRVVKPGGVFLTSGIISRKKDDVIKSLEDAGFQVEDVTELDDWVAIKAVKPV comes from the coding sequence ATGAAATGGGCAGAATTTCGTGTTCACACCACACAGGAAGCAGTTGAACCAGTTTCTAATGTACTACACGAATCTGGTGCAGCGGGTGTTGCAATTGAAGACCCTCATGATCTTGTAACAGAATGGAGTGTCAAATACGGTGAAGTGTATGAGTTATCACCTGATGATTATCCCGAGGAAGGCGTTATGGTCAAAGCCTATTTTCCAATGAATGATACGTTTAAACAAACAATGAGCCACGTACAAAACCGCATAAAAGAGTTGGAGAATTTCTCAATTAATATCGGACGAGCTGAGATGGATTATGTTGAAGTCGATGATGAAGATTGGGCTACTGCATGGAAGAAGTATTACCATCCGGTACAAATAACCGAGCAATTGACTATTGTCCCGACATGGGAAGATTATGAGCCTGGACAAGGTGAAATGACGATTGAACTTGACCCAGGGATGGCTTTTGGTACAGGAACACATCCAACTACGATTTTGTCGATCAGATCTTTAGAAGAAGCGGTGAAACAGGGCGATTCAGTTATTGACGTGGGTACGGGCTCAGGGGTATTGGCTTTAGCCGCATGGAAATATGGAGCTGGACCTATTCGAGCACTGGATTTGGATGAAGTAGCCGTTAATAGCGCAAAAGAGAATTTTCGCTTAAATCGAGCGGAACCCTTTATCGAAATCGCACAAAATAACTTACTTGAAGGTGTTCAGCCTAACGCTGCAGATTTAGTCGTAGCTAACATATTGGCAGAAGTCATTATCTCGTTTACATATGACGCTTTTAGAGTAGTAAAACCAGGTGGGGTGTTTTTGACTTCAGGAATTATTTCTCGCAAAAAAGATGATGTGATAAAATCACTAGAAGACGCTGGTTTTCAAGTAGAAGATGTGACTGAATTAGATGATTGGGTTGCGATTAAAGCTGTTAAGCCTGTATAA
- a CDS encoding 16S rRNA (uracil(1498)-N(3))-methyltransferase → MQRYFIADKQMSSKSVEITGEDAGHIARVMRMQAGSEVICVNEQGRAVQVELSLVDKERSEGRILAEIDTTPEMAVRVTVAQGLPKGDKLETIVQKGTELGAYAFLPFTAKRSVVKWDEKKERKKMERLQKIAKEAAEQSHRMKVPEVRAPLTVKQLAENMKNYDVCIICDEEEAKIGEVGRLKKAFERLEKEMTMLIVVGPEGGLSREEVNLFCESGAVACGIGPRIVRTETASLYVLAALSYHLEI, encoded by the coding sequence ATGCAACGTTATTTTATTGCGGATAAGCAAATGTCCTCTAAATCTGTAGAAATTACAGGGGAGGATGCCGGCCATATAGCACGAGTGATGCGAATGCAGGCAGGCAGTGAAGTGATATGTGTAAATGAGCAAGGAAGAGCAGTTCAAGTTGAGTTATCGTTGGTAGATAAGGAACGAAGTGAAGGGCGGATCTTAGCGGAAATTGACACCACTCCAGAAATGGCTGTACGGGTTACAGTTGCGCAAGGTCTTCCGAAAGGCGATAAGCTTGAAACAATTGTTCAAAAAGGTACTGAATTAGGTGCTTACGCTTTTCTTCCTTTCACTGCCAAACGTTCTGTTGTAAAATGGGACGAGAAGAAAGAGCGTAAAAAAATGGAGCGTTTGCAAAAAATCGCAAAAGAAGCGGCGGAGCAATCGCATCGAATGAAAGTACCAGAAGTTCGTGCTCCTTTAACTGTTAAACAATTAGCAGAGAACATGAAGAACTATGATGTATGTATCATTTGTGATGAAGAAGAAGCAAAAATTGGTGAAGTAGGGCGTTTAAAAAAAGCGTTTGAACGACTAGAAAAAGAGATGACTATGCTTATCGTTGTTGGTCCAGAAGGCGGACTTAGCCGTGAAGAAGTTAACTTATTCTGTGAATCCGGGGCAGTTGCCTGTGGCATAGGACCTCGAATCGTTCGAACGGAGACGGCGAGCCTATATGTTTTGGCTGCCCTTTCGTACCATTTAGAAATTTGA
- the mtaB gene encoding tRNA (N(6)-L-threonylcarbamoyladenosine(37)-C(2))-methylthiotransferase MtaB, translating into MSTVAFHTLGCKVNHYETEAIWQLFKHEGYEKVEYEQAADVYVINTCTVTNTGDKKSRQVIRRAIRKNPDAVICVTGCYAQTSPAEIMAIPGVDIVVGTQDRTKMIGYIEQYKQERQPINGVGNIMKSRVYEELDVPSFTDRTRASLKIQEGCNNFCTFCIIPWARGLMRSRDPEEVVKQAQQLVEAGYKEIVLTGIHTGGYGEDLKDYSLARLLEDLENVSGLKRIRISSIEASQLTDEVIAVIGKSTKVVRHMHIPLQSGSDTVLKRMRRKYTMDAFAERITKLKKVLPRLAITSDVIVGFPGETEQEFQETYDFIAKHQFSELHVFPYSMRTGTPAARMTDQVDEEVKNKRVHRLIELSNQLAKEYASSFENEVLEVIPEERDKDNPDSGLYVGYTDNYLKVKLPADESMVGSIVKVKIKEAGYPFNRGEFVRILEENDHLRKELKPLA; encoded by the coding sequence TTGTCAACCGTTGCGTTTCATACATTAGGTTGTAAAGTAAATCATTACGAAACTGAAGCAATTTGGCAGCTCTTTAAACATGAGGGCTATGAAAAAGTAGAATATGAACAAGCTGCGGATGTTTATGTTATTAATACATGCACTGTAACCAATACTGGCGATAAAAAAAGCCGACAAGTCATTCGACGTGCGATCCGCAAAAACCCAGACGCAGTCATCTGTGTAACAGGCTGTTATGCTCAAACATCTCCTGCTGAAATTATGGCAATTCCAGGAGTTGATATTGTAGTAGGGACGCAAGATCGAACAAAAATGATTGGTTATATTGAGCAGTATAAGCAAGAACGTCAACCCATTAATGGCGTAGGTAACATTATGAAATCTCGTGTATACGAAGAATTAGATGTGCCTTCTTTTACTGATCGCACACGTGCTTCATTGAAAATCCAAGAAGGTTGCAACAATTTTTGTACATTCTGCATTATTCCTTGGGCTCGTGGACTGATGCGTTCCCGTGATCCGGAGGAAGTAGTAAAACAAGCCCAACAGCTCGTTGAAGCAGGTTATAAAGAAATTGTTTTAACCGGAATTCATACTGGAGGATACGGTGAAGACTTAAAAGATTATAGCTTAGCAAGGTTACTTGAAGATTTGGAGAATGTAAGTGGATTAAAGCGCATCCGTATCTCTTCAATTGAAGCGAGCCAATTGACAGATGAAGTCATTGCTGTTATTGGAAAATCAACTAAAGTGGTACGTCATATGCATATACCCCTTCAATCTGGTTCGGACACTGTTTTGAAGCGGATGCGTCGGAAATATACGATGGATGCTTTTGCAGAGCGTATTACAAAATTAAAAAAAGTATTGCCACGTTTAGCGATTACGTCTGATGTAATCGTTGGCTTTCCTGGCGAGACAGAGCAAGAATTCCAAGAAACATATGATTTTATTGCTAAACATCAATTTAGTGAGTTACACGTATTTCCTTATTCAATGCGGACAGGAACACCTGCTGCGAGAATGACAGATCAAGTTGATGAAGAAGTGAAGAATAAACGCGTTCATCGGTTAATCGAACTTTCAAACCAACTTGCAAAAGAATACGCATCAAGTTTTGAAAATGAAGTCTTAGAAGTAATCCCTGAAGAACGGGATAAAGACAATCCGGATAGCGGGCTATATGTAGGTTATACGGATAATTATTTAAAAGTAAAACTTCCCGCTGATGAATCAATGGTAGGAAGTATCGTTAAAGTGAAAATAAAAGAAGCGGGTTATCCATTTAACCGAGGCGAGTTTGTTCGCATATTGGAAGAAAATGACCATTTACGTAAAGAATTAAAACCTTTGGCTTAG
- a CDS encoding class I SAM-dependent methyltransferase — MGKSAKEQFGAYASAYVTSKKHAKGMDLNLLEQLVKGSEATSLLDVATGGGHVAKKMAPYVKEIVAIDLTPEMLAVAEKHLDESGITNVQFIEAPAEKLPFKESTFDFVVCRIAAHHFMNVAAFIAEAFRVLKPGGRFFLLDNVALEDDACDHFYNELEYKRDGSHKRAYKKSEWLSMVEAVEFEIVQLHVFKKEFDFQDWTGRVQMKEDVKKRLENWIFAQPLELKHALNVEERRNNIIRFKGQSILLEALKP, encoded by the coding sequence ATGGGGAAAAGTGCTAAAGAACAGTTTGGTGCTTATGCAAGTGCATATGTGACGAGTAAGAAGCATGCAAAAGGAATGGATTTAAATTTGCTTGAACAATTAGTTAAAGGTTCAGAAGCGACTTCTTTATTAGATGTTGCAACAGGTGGAGGGCATGTAGCAAAGAAAATGGCACCTTATGTAAAAGAAATTGTGGCTATAGATTTAACTCCAGAAATGCTAGCTGTTGCTGAAAAACATCTCGATGAAAGTGGAATTACAAATGTACAGTTCATCGAAGCACCTGCGGAGAAATTGCCATTTAAAGAAAGTACATTTGATTTTGTTGTTTGTCGAATTGCGGCACATCACTTTATGAATGTAGCTGCTTTTATCGCAGAGGCATTCCGTGTATTAAAGCCAGGTGGACGTTTCTTTTTACTTGATAACGTAGCTTTGGAAGATGACGCGTGTGATCATTTTTATAATGAACTGGAGTATAAGAGAGATGGAAGTCATAAACGTGCTTACAAAAAATCAGAATGGCTATCCATGGTTGAAGCTGTTGAATTTGAAATCGTACAATTACACGTTTTTAAAAAAGAATTTGATTTTCAAGACTGGACGGGTAGAGTACAGATGAAAGAGGATGTTAAGAAAAGATTAGAAAACTGGATCTTTGCACAACCGCTTGAATTAAAACACGCTTTAAACGTGGAAGAACGTAGAAATAACATCATACGTTTTAAAGGACAGTCGATATTGTTAGAGGCACTAAAACCTTAG
- the deoC gene encoding deoxyribose-phosphate aldolase: MAETIAHLIDHTLLKADATEEQIIQLCKEAKENQFASVCINPYWVKTAYQELKDQKEVKVCTVIGFPLGQNTAETKAFETTNAIENGATEIDMVINISALKDQKDEIVLEDIESVVKAAKGKALTKVIIEACLLTDEEKERACKLVVQAGADYVKTSTGFSTGGATVEDIKLMRKTVGKDVGVKASGGVRDLSGVEAMVEAGATRIGASAGVAIVAGEQGKSDY, translated from the coding sequence ATGGCGGAAACGATCGCACATCTCATTGACCACACACTGCTTAAAGCAGATGCAACTGAAGAACAAATTATACAATTGTGTAAGGAAGCAAAAGAGAATCAATTTGCCTCTGTTTGCATTAATCCTTATTGGGTGAAAACGGCTTATCAAGAATTAAAAGATCAAAAAGAAGTAAAAGTATGTACAGTCATTGGCTTTCCTTTAGGTCAAAATACAGCGGAAACAAAAGCGTTTGAAACGACTAATGCGATTGAAAATGGTGCGACTGAAATTGACATGGTTATTAATATATCTGCATTGAAAGATCAAAAAGATGAAATCGTTCTTGAAGATATTGAGTCGGTTGTCAAAGCAGCAAAGGGAAAAGCATTAACAAAAGTTATTATTGAAGCTTGTTTGTTGACTGATGAAGAGAAAGAACGCGCTTGTAAGCTAGTTGTACAAGCTGGAGCAGATTATGTGAAAACGTCAACCGGATTTTCTACTGGTGGTGCTACAGTAGAAGACATCAAATTGATGAGAAAAACGGTTGGTAAAGATGTTGGAGTCAAAGCATCTGGCGGGGTACGTGATTTGAGTGGGGTAGAAGCGATGGTTGAAGCAGGAGCCACTCGGATCGGTGCTAGTGCTGGTGTCGCTATTGTCGCCGGAGAACAAGGCAAATCTGATTATTAA
- a CDS encoding acyl-CoA thioesterase, with the protein MAHKTFTTIKPQYADTDMMGVVYHANYLKYFELGRTEFIEEAGFSYVEMEEAGYFAPVYDVHATYKQALRYGDNATISTWITLNDGIKTVYTYEIHNQHGVLCISGYTTHVIVKKDTFRPVPFKRAFPDWYQKYVQLMDQQS; encoded by the coding sequence TTGGCACACAAGACTTTTACAACGATCAAACCACAATATGCTGACACCGATATGATGGGTGTTGTCTATCATGCCAATTACTTAAAGTATTTTGAACTAGGGCGAACTGAATTTATTGAAGAGGCCGGTTTCAGCTATGTTGAAATGGAGGAAGCTGGTTATTTTGCTCCTGTTTATGACGTTCACGCTACTTACAAGCAGGCACTCCGTTATGGAGATAATGCTACAATATCAACATGGATTACGTTAAATGATGGTATAAAAACGGTCTACACATATGAGATACATAATCAACATGGTGTTCTTTGTATTAGTGGGTATACAACGCATGTGATTGTGAAGAAAGATACATTCCGACCAGTCCCCTTTAAGCGTGCGTTTCCGGACTGGTATCAAAAGTACGTACAGCTGATGGATCAACAAAGTTAA
- the nadE gene encoding ammonia-dependent NAD(+) synthetase codes for MKVNQDSIRADLHTKEEINPTKEIRSRVDFLKKYLTKVGAKGYVLGISGGQDSSLAAKLAQLAINELNENQPGEYTFHAVRLPYGVQHDEDDARKALAFIGADRVYTVNIKPAVDASAQAFKEATNEELSNFLKGNIKARERMKVQFDLAAHYKALVIGTDHGAEAVTGFFTKFGDGACDVAPLFGLNKRQGKELLEHLEAPKSLYEKVPTADLEDDKPGLSDEEALGMTYNQIDDYLEGKKIDTSIQQQLESRYVATEHKRQSPVTIYDEWWKG; via the coding sequence ATGAAAGTGAATCAAGATTCGATCAGAGCTGATTTACATACAAAAGAAGAGATTAATCCTACAAAAGAAATTCGTTCAAGAGTGGATTTTTTAAAGAAGTATTTGACCAAAGTAGGCGCTAAAGGGTATGTGCTTGGAATATCAGGGGGACAGGATTCCTCACTTGCTGCGAAACTAGCTCAATTAGCAATCAATGAATTAAATGAGAATCAGCCAGGTGAGTATACATTCCATGCTGTTCGATTACCTTATGGTGTACAACATGATGAAGATGATGCGAGAAAAGCATTGGCGTTTATTGGTGCTGACCGGGTTTATACGGTAAACATTAAACCAGCTGTTGATGCATCTGCACAAGCATTTAAAGAAGCGACAAATGAAGAGCTGTCGAACTTCTTAAAAGGAAACATAAAAGCAAGAGAAAGAATGAAAGTACAATTTGATTTAGCTGCACATTATAAAGCATTGGTAATAGGAACAGATCATGGTGCTGAAGCTGTGACAGGATTCTTCACAAAATTTGGCGATGGTGCATGCGATGTGGCTCCTCTTTTTGGTTTAAACAAACGTCAAGGAAAAGAGCTATTGGAACATTTAGAAGCACCAAAGTCATTGTATGAGAAAGTACCAACTGCTGATTTAGAAGATGACAAGCCTGGTTTGTCTGATGAAGAAGCTCTTGGGATGACGTATAATCAAATTGATGATTATTTAGAAGGGAAAAAAATTGACACTTCTATTCAACAGCAGTTGGAATCACGTTATGTTGCAACAGAGCACAAACGGCAATCACCAGTCACGATTTATGATGAATGGTGGAAAGGCTAA
- a CDS encoding DUF4352 domain-containing protein: MKEKVLVLLGLIACLLLIVAFSRGFVSNDETTSSNENEDDEVTVGETQELRGIEITLNEVTTIEEKEDELIVKVDLTVKNERDTTINLSLLNMTLMDEDYYAYSHASNVETKGILGGQIPAGRVVSGEVAYIVPEGNTFEFMYTDHIQEGQLIFPIELDR, encoded by the coding sequence ATGAAAGAAAAAGTATTAGTGTTACTTGGATTAATTGCTTGTTTATTATTGATTGTAGCTTTTTCAAGAGGGTTTGTTTCAAATGATGAAACAACTTCATCAAACGAGAATGAAGATGATGAAGTGACAGTTGGAGAAACCCAAGAATTAAGAGGAATAGAAATCACTTTAAATGAAGTGACGACAATTGAAGAAAAAGAGGACGAGCTAATTGTAAAAGTAGATTTGACTGTAAAAAATGAACGTGACACAACGATCAATCTTTCCTTGTTGAACATGACTTTAATGGATGAAGATTATTATGCATACTCACATGCATCTAATGTTGAGACGAAAGGGATTCTTGGCGGTCAAATTCCTGCTGGTAGAGTTGTGTCAGGTGAAGTTGCTTATATCGTTCCAGAAGGAAATACATTTGAATTTATGTATACTGATCATATCCAGGAAGGGCAATTGATTTTCCCAATTGAGCTTGATCGTTAA